The stretch of DNA atttaatttatgttatataaaTAATTCACCTATGTTTATGTTATAATACCAAACAAGTAGAATGTTATCATGTGGTATGAACCTGTCTTTGCAGATATGATGTGGTTGGCTCATCAGTTTCATGATTTTATTAATTGACAATTATCAGTTGCACATGTGAATAAGAAGATTAAAATTGTTTATTCACATTTTTGTCCTTTATTGCATATATGAAATTATGAATATGAAGATTGATTTTGATTCAGTTATTaatctttattattatataataatagatgGATGAAAGATATTTTTACCAGAATGATAACAATTTCCCTGCTAATACATTACTCAGTCTATATGTTATTGTTGACATTGAAAGTGATTGAATGTTACTTCTAACTTAATTGAAAAGATAAGCTTTAATTCTGATTAATTTGTTggactttatttaattttgattaatttttctcTGTATAGGTAGCAAAGAAGAAGCATTTTTTGATTCCAAGCCTTGGATTGACTCAGATTGTGAAGATGATTTCTATAGTGTCAATGGTGGTAAGCATTTATGGCATTTCCCTTTCGTTTTGAGCTTTTTCTCGAAGATGATTTTGATTTGTTCGCTTGTCCATTTTCTATACTGTAATTATGATTAGTAGCAGAGACTTTGTATAGGTAATAATTCGAGGTTAATTTCTATACAGTGATggtgtaaaacttttttacacatacatccaatcaAATCACACCATAGTGTCACTTTTATAAGTTAGTTCCTAAAATATATCACCAAATACATGACGTAATTTGATAGGATGCATGTGTAAAGAAAATTTACACCGTCAACGTATATAAGCTATGAATTTGCCATGTCTTACCAAGAAAATGGGGTGAAGTGGCAAGAAAATATGGTTgttattggttgacagtgtaataattttacactgtcagtgcatatttctttttctctatgtatatataatttttaaagatATAAGATTGACAGTCTAAATTAGTTTTACACTGACATATAAggaaaatctattttttttccgCATCACATCTGTTTTTTAACTGATGTCATGGTATAGAAAAATGGAAGGCTTCGATTGAATGTCAGTGTCAAACTAACTTACAACATCAGTGAACATTCAATGAAAGTCTTCTGTTTTGCCGCATCACATCTCTTTTGTAACCAGTTTTAAGATTAACGTTAATGACATTTAAAAATGGAGGCTTTCTATTGAATGTCAGCGTAAAACTAAATAATACACAGCAGACAGTGTATGTCCATTAAACTCTAATCATTTTGTTTATTTCCTTTTAAGCAGACTTTACACCGTCTCGCGGTAACACTCCAGTTCACCACAAGTTTGCAACACCTGGTGTGAACAAAACATCTCAGAATAAACCTTCATGTTCTTCATCTGAATCATCACCAGATAAGGGAAAAAAACTGTTGGAGCTATTCAAAGAAAGTGTGAAAGATAATAACCAAGATGATGATggtaaagaaaagaaacaagtGAAACCAACTATACAAGATGTTCTGCCTAAATCTTCAAACTCAACTCCTCGTCGCTCTGCCGCTAACTCTGCTTGCAGTAGTGAAAGAATCACGAGCGAGGATCGTGCATCGGTTAAGGATCAAAAGTCACCTAAATCTTCGGTGTTTTGTTTTCCGAGTTTGACTTCGTGCCGTAGCTTTAGAGAGAGGAGGAGTAAGACCAGTCCTGCAATTGCCGTAGATGGAAAAGTTTGAATTCTATTGCATTGTGATGAGATTACATGTTTGTTTGGTTTTCCTTTAAGGTAAAGTGGTTTAAGTGATTTTGGTAATGTACATCGATGTGCCTATGTAAAGAATCATAAGCTATATGAATTTGAAAGATTGTAAACATAAAGGGAATAGATGTTTTCTATCAAATATGGTATATGTTATgagatattttttttcattttagatGTTCAATAACTAGGATATGGATAAGTGTTTTTTCATAAATAGTTATGATAGGTGTATGTAGGcatacctatatataaaatactgaTACAAACATCAGATACAacataatttaagaaaatagaaggGATATAATATGTGTTTTTGTGTTATATAAGAATTGAACACCGACTGATGTTCAATTTGAAGTGTCGATATTACATAGATGTCTCTAAAGTAAAATTGATCTTTGTGGATATGCCTTTTTCATTGTTTACATATTTTTATGGATCTTTGTGGATATGtttttttcattgtttatatatttttatgcagTGTTGTGATTTGAATGATAAGTCAAATTTAGTTAATTAAGGTGTTAAATATTTAATGTGGTAGTGCTCATTCATGCAAGTTGTGATTATTGAGATTTGATATTTTTGTATCACCATTCACCAACACACCACCTCTTCTTTCCCCTAAAGTCACCACTCCCCTTCCTCTAAGTACTGTCAtatctctgtttttttttttttttttttttttttttttttttttttttaaaagaaaatcatttAGGTACACAAAATCCTATAGAAAAAACTATCAAATGAAAGACATAGAGCAGGTCAGTGGATTAGATAGACATATGAAATATAATAGAGCAATATGATATTTTCTTCGATCAATATTATAGTAAAGTTGACTTTTTTGATACattaaaaaactaatgtatctgattCATATTATAGATTAAGTATATTCTTATTGTatattaaaaagttaaatttacttataatagtgatACTAGAAAATATTGAGGAAGCATGAGCTTGTACGTACTTATTGTTTGCTCATCTATTCTATTCCCTGACTTCATATTGGAAAGTTGTGGAGCATGAGGTGTTTGACCTTTCTACAGTTGCAGCAACATACGACAATTGTAAAGGACAATTGTAAAGAACATGagatataaaattcaaagtatgtACATCACCTTGTCATTCCTTGTGTTTGTTTTGGAAAACTTCTCTTTAGTTACtcgtttttctttttcaccctttgcattttcaaatttgtccttgaaacaaattttgatttttgtttatcgAATtatttttgccttgaaaaaaaaatcggtttttGTTTcccgaatttttcctgaatttgaactagaaaaatttcggtttctatgTTATGAATTTTTTCGCGAGGGCAAAATTTGAAATCCAAAGGGTGAAAAAGAAACACGAGGGACATAAAGAGAAGTTTTCTTTGTTTCGGCGTTCAATTGTGAGGCCTATTTGACAAAAAGTGcaaaattttagtgtttttttttgggCCGGCCATATTTATGAATGCATACATACACAATCACATAGTAGGAGAGATCGTGACTATCCAATTGAGATAAGA from Trifolium pratense cultivar HEN17-A07 linkage group LG5, ARS_RC_1.1, whole genome shotgun sequence encodes:
- the LOC123885555 gene encoding uncharacterized protein At3g27210-like, with amino-acid sequence MGSCSSVQRKNNKDNNNNNNMKLKNGFFGSKTEKIVIPPSPIKEQPKNGTIKWSPSQSTTNYTDFGSKEEAFFDSKPWIDSDCEDDFYSVNGDFTPSRGNTPVHHKFATPGVNKTSQNKPSCSSSESSPDKGKKLLELFKESVKDNNQDDDGKEKKQVKPTIQDVLPKSSNSTPRRSAANSACSSERITSEDRASVKDQKSPKSSVFCFPSLTSCRSFRERRSKTSPAIAVDGKV